Sequence from the Gloeocapsopsis dulcis genome:
CGCGAGGCAATATTAAGCGATCGCTTCACAACTGAATTTGCGCCTTGGCTAACACAATCAGGGACGACAGATTCATCTAACGCTTAGTTACGATGAATGCAACATAGATATAGTTCATAGCTATTGTCATGAAATTCAAGAGGAGTGAGGAGCGAGGGATACCCCACGAATAAATTTAGGGGATTGAGTATTGATTTTTTGTGTGTCGGGGCAAAGCCTTCTCCACACAATTCTTTTTTCTTCTCCCCGAATCGGGGGCTTTAGACCACAAGAAAAGGGGCGACTAAAAGTTGCATTTTCCCTCGCTCCTCGCCCCTTTTCGGTAAATGTCACTTTCTTACGCGCATTTTATTGAAAACCGTTATGTTTTATTTTCTCGATCTATTTTTTCTGATGTCTTGCAACTGTTTATAGTTGCTGGCTTCGTAGCTATAGTAATTATGATAATTTAGTGTTTACAACAAATAATTAAAGACAACACTACAGGTGCTTTCACTGCATTTATAGGCGTGATAGTATCTATCGCGATTCAAGCTCAGATAAAAAACAAAGAAATTTTAGCCAAAAAAAGACAGACATAAGAATAGAAATGGGCTTCACTAATAATGATTGGATTCTTAGATGTATCTATGATGATTTAGAAAAAAAAATATATAAGCCACCAATAAACATGAAAAATAATTTATTCTTAGCGCAAGAGAAAGTTAATGAGTTTTGCCAGCGTTGGAAAATTATAGAACTCTCGCTGTTTGGTTCTATAGTACGAGATGATTTTCGTTCTGATAGTGATATTGATGTTTTAGTGGCTTTTAATTCAGATGTGCCTTGGACATTACTAGATTTAGTTGATATGCAACAAGAACTAGAACAACTCTTGGGAAGAAAAGTTGATTTTGTTGAAAAACAAACAATTGAGCAAAGTCCAAATTGGATTCGACGGCAAGAAATATTAAGCACTGCCCAAACAGTTTATGTCAAGAGATAAAGCGACACTTTTAGACTTAGCTAAAGCAAGTCGTTTAATTTTGCAGTTTACTCAAGGCATAGATAAGGCAACATTTGAAACTGACCTCAAAACACATTCATCTGTGTGTTATCACGCTATTCTTGGAGAAGCGGTAAAACGTTTGTCTCAGGAGTTTCGCGAACAGAATTCAGATATTGTTTGGACATCAATTGCTGGAATGCGTGATAAAGTATTCACGATTATGACAGTATTAATACTCAAAGACTTTGGCTTACAGTAAAAATAAGCATTCCTGAATTTTTAATTGCTCTAGAACCATTTTTACCTCAAAAAGGAGAATAAGAAGATAATATTTTTTCTGCACTCGCTTTAGATAATAATCAATCTTTTATAAAAACCTGGGAATAACGTTACCCATTATTAAATGCGAAGTTACAGAATGCTTCTTTGCCAATAGAGTGT
This genomic interval carries:
- a CDS encoding nucleotidyltransferase family protein, with the protein product MKNNLFLAQEKVNEFCQRWKIIELSLFGSIVRDDFRSDSDIDVLVAFNSDVPWTLLDLVDMQQELEQLLGRKVDFVEKQTIEQSPNWIRRQEILSTAQTVYVKR
- a CDS encoding DUF86 domain-containing protein, whose product is MSRDKATLLDLAKASRLILQFTQGIDKATFETDLKTHSSVCYHAILGEAVKRLSQEFREQNSDIVWTSIAGMRDKVFTIMTVLILKDFGLQ